The following is a genomic window from Haloarcula sp. DT43.
CTATCATCCTTGCGTGTACGGGCATCGGCAGCATCTCTATCTTCGCCGGCGGGATACTGGCGGTCGCGGCCCCGTGGCGGCGGAAGCTCCGCGTGCTGGTCGCCGCCATCGGCATCATCTACGTGCTGAACCTGGTCCGGAACATCGGCATCGCGCTGGCGTTCGGTCTCCAGAAGGCCCAGTTCTTCCCGGACGTCGTCATGACGCTGTTCGGCCTCAGCGACGCACAGCTGGTGTCGTACTACATCGTCGACCGGATGCTGGCACAGTTCGGTTCCGTCGTCGTCCTCGTCGGGCTCACGTGGCTGTTGATGCGGGAACTGCCGGAACTCACCGTGATAGTCGAGGACCTCCTGTTTCTTGTAACCGGCACGGAGTACGACCTCGGCCCGGCGTTCGAACAGCGGGAGTCGGGCTCTGCCACGCCCGGTGACGACTGACCCGAATCCGAGGAGGCGTTACTCCAGGTCCGCTCCGGCGAGTGACTCCAGTGCGTCCGCTTCGAGCGGGTGGAGCGACCCCGGAATCACGAGCAAGTGCAGTGGCTCCCCGAACGTTCGCGTGGCGAGTTCGTCGAGCGTATCGGCGACCACCAGCGGGTCCGGGCTGCCGGCCCTGGCGACCACGACGCCGACGGTGTCCGGGAACGGCTCCGCGAGCATCGCGGCGGCGTGGCTCGCGGTCATGTACGTGTCGTCGCTGTCGTCCCAGTGGGGGTCGTCGACCTTGATGTCGAGGTAGACCAGCGTGTGCAGGTCCCGTTCGCGGTTGTCCTCGATGGTGGCGACGACGCTGTCGGGAACGCCGTCGCCGCCGTGGGCGTCCTCGAACGGGAGCGTCGTCGCCTTGCCGAAGCGGTAGTTCTGGAGGCCGGTCAGCGAGCCGGCGGCGGTCTGAGCGGTCGTCCCGTGGACGATTCGGGTGTCGATGCCGCGGTCCGCGGCGCGGAGCCGGAGGTCGGTGTGCGTCGTCGAGACCATCGTGTCCCCGGCGGTACAGAAGACGACGTCTTCCTCCGCGGCGGCCGCGAGAATCGGTTCGGGGTCCTGCTCGATGCCGGCCCGGTCCCTGAGTTCGATGGTCGTCTCCAGTGTCTCCTCCAGGGTTTCGATGTCGGTACCGACCAGCCGGCTCGTGTAGAACTCGGCGAACACGCGGTCGGCGGCTCGGATGGCGTCCCGGCCGGCGACCGTGACCGAGCGCTCGTCGTAGAGGCCCAGTCCGACGAATGTGAGCATACCCGGAGTGGGTCGCCGTCCGGGATAAAGGGCGCGAAGCGTCAGGCTTACCGCCTGTGGCCGGGGAGTGAGCGTATGGGCGTTCCCTGCGTTCGTGTTCCCCGCGAGGCCGGCGAAGAGACTCGCCAGCGCCTCGCCGAGGCAGACCTCGTCGACGACGGCTACGACATCACGGTCGTCGACGGACAGCTGTACGTCCCCGTCACCGACCCCG
Proteins encoded in this region:
- the dph5 gene encoding diphthine synthase, producing MLTFVGLGLYDERSVTVAGRDAIRAADRVFAEFYTSRLVGTDIETLEETLETTIELRDRAGIEQDPEPILAAAAEEDVVFCTAGDTMVSTTHTDLRLRAADRGIDTRIVHGTTAQTAAGSLTGLQNYRFGKATTLPFEDAHGGDGVPDSVVATIEDNRERDLHTLVYLDIKVDDPHWDDSDDTYMTASHAAAMLAEPFPDTVGVVVARAGSPDPLVVADTLDELATRTFGEPLHLLVIPGSLHPLEADALESLAGADLE